A window of Strix aluco isolate bStrAlu1 chromosome 2, bStrAlu1.hap1, whole genome shotgun sequence contains these coding sequences:
- the POLR1D gene encoding protein POLR1D: MEEDPELERKAVEELLKEAKRGRTRAETMGAMGWLKCPLAGTNKRFLINTIKNTLPSQKEQDQEREQREDGKEPEPNKSRKEEKPKKCRIHPYTPSFQSRRRVSYSPPRHRNRNQHTKDKHEERSSKR, translated from the exons GAAGGCTGTGGAAGAGTTACTTAAAGAGGCAAAACGTGGGAGAACCAGAGCTGAAACGATGGGAGCTATGGGTTG GTTGAAATGTCCTCTTGCTGGTACAAATAAAAGATTTCTTATTAATACCATCAAAAACACGTTACCATCTCAAAAAGAACAAGACCAAGAACGTGAGCAAAGAGAAGACGGTAAGGAGCCTGAGCCaaacaaaagcaggaaagaagaaaaaccaaagaaatgCAGAATTCACCCATATACACCCAGCTTTCAGTCCAGAAGGAGAGTCAGCTACTCTCCTCCAAGGCACCGAAACAGGAACCAGCACACAAAGGATAAGCATGAAGAGCGATCAAGCAAACGATGA